From a single Oceanobacillus kimchii X50 genomic region:
- a CDS encoding spore coat protein → MNNDYLDPINSLHVPELADTTFAMDFLLRAKEGVRNIAVALTESASPDVRTLLRKQLMQGIAMHQEISELMINKKWFHPYELSEQYKLDQLSANNTLKIGKMNLFPVETNRKGMFDRTPDDH, encoded by the coding sequence TTGAATAATGACTATTTAGACCCTATAAACTCATTACATGTACCTGAGCTAGCTGATACCACATTTGCCATGGATTTCCTCCTTCGTGCTAAAGAAGGTGTGCGCAATATTGCTGTCGCATTAACGGAGTCCGCATCTCCTGATGTTAGAACCCTCTTAAGAAAACAGTTAATGCAAGGTATTGCCATGCACCAGGAAATTTCAGAATTAATGATTAATAAAAAATGGTTCCACCCATACGAATTAAGTGAACAGTATAAACTAGATCAACTCTCTGCCAACAATACATTGAAGATTGGCAAAATGAACCTATTCCCTGTTGAAACCAATAGAAAAGGTATGTTTGACCGGACACCTGATGATCACTAA
- a CDS encoding Ger(x)C family spore germination protein, protein MRKNELFLIFFILPLLTGCWDERLLKDSRTVYLSGFDLDENGDYQTTSIIRDLNISQASRGEISISNELVTGKGDSIKEASMAIDRSVAGKYDPAKGRTLILGNEVAKGDIYNVLDSLYRDPRVDINAKIAVTDNSANEIITHLSENEVEKGEYLYELIHSSEIHSEIQDITLRSIRTYLFDEGKDFMLPYLSKDVEDDEVKISGAALFHDHSFTGQFLSPDESTLLLFFMETKSKKAILTEQLDNKDDVSVSYNVKSVSRKLKLEKEEKVHADIMLQLDVEIVDYPPDHLDKQEMINFLEKRLSKILTEKADALFKKLAANQSDVLGLGRELIAFHPSIWKEIKGENYYEHILVNPKVKVNVRSSGIIL, encoded by the coding sequence ATGAGAAAAAATGAGCTCTTTTTAATCTTCTTTATTCTTCCATTACTAACTGGGTGCTGGGATGAAAGGCTTCTAAAGGATTCCCGTACCGTGTATTTATCAGGTTTTGACTTGGATGAGAATGGTGATTATCAAACAACTTCAATTATCAGAGATTTGAATATAAGTCAGGCAAGCAGGGGGGAAATATCCATATCGAATGAGCTGGTAACTGGAAAAGGAGACTCGATAAAAGAGGCAAGTATGGCAATTGATCGAAGCGTAGCTGGTAAATACGATCCCGCAAAGGGAAGAACTTTAATCTTAGGAAACGAGGTCGCCAAAGGTGATATTTACAATGTGCTAGATTCTCTTTACCGGGATCCAAGGGTGGATATAAACGCTAAAATTGCTGTGACAGATAACAGTGCAAATGAAATAATTACCCATTTATCCGAAAATGAAGTTGAAAAAGGGGAATACCTGTACGAATTGATTCACAGCAGTGAAATACATTCGGAGATCCAGGATATTACATTAAGATCGATTCGCACCTATTTATTTGATGAAGGAAAAGATTTCATGCTCCCTTATTTGAGCAAGGACGTGGAAGATGATGAAGTTAAAATAAGTGGGGCTGCTCTTTTTCATGACCACAGCTTTACCGGACAGTTTCTTTCCCCTGATGAAAGTACTTTGCTATTATTTTTTATGGAGACAAAATCCAAAAAAGCAATTTTAACAGAACAGTTAGATAATAAAGATGATGTATCCGTCAGCTATAATGTAAAAAGTGTATCAAGAAAACTTAAGCTGGAAAAAGAAGAAAAGGTACATGCTGATATTATGCTGCAATTGGACGTGGAGATTGTTGACTATCCTCCAGACCATTTAGATAAGCAGGAAATGATCAATTTTTTGGAAAAACGATTATCAAAGATTCTCACTGAAAAAGCGGATGCTCTGTTCAAAAAACTTGCAGCGAATCAAAGTGACGTACTTGGATTAGGCAGAGAACTCATTGCCTTTCATCCATCTATATGGAAAGAAATAAAGGGAGAAAATTATTATGAGCATATCCTTGTTAATCCAAAGGTAAAAGTCAATGTTAGAAGTAGTGGAATCATTTTGTGA
- a CDS encoding LytTR family transcriptional regulator DNA-binding domain-containing protein — translation MLQLRELEYRQGDHILFSTFHLTIQEGEVAAIHSSLNVRQMLIKMIVGDKKINNGSIELNGITLEDKVKYFQALGLQLLSNGLYERMNTKEYFRFIEQLYQTKVNHQELIEKLQLHEVKDKPISKLTESEQKRVHYGKTIIQDACIYLFEEPDLNVDLETKRVLVHVLNHLKQNKKGVLILTSNMESAITLAERVYRLNEEGLQTVEIKTEENEEKQEIDEVSEEELGKQDFSFQLNKIPSKVNDKIVLLDPPEIDYIESDEGQAVVHMKGSSFRTAFTLRQLEEKLEHQGFFRCHRSYIVNLQKVREVITWTRNSYSLVLQDKEKTQVPLSKAKLVELKQILGVD, via the coding sequence ATGCTTCAATTAAGAGAACTAGAATATCGACAAGGTGACCACATCTTGTTTTCGACGTTTCATTTAACGATTCAAGAAGGGGAAGTTGCAGCGATTCATTCCTCCTTAAATGTTAGGCAGATGTTAATAAAAATGATTGTTGGAGATAAAAAAATTAATAACGGTAGCATCGAATTAAATGGAATTACATTAGAAGATAAAGTGAAGTATTTTCAAGCGTTAGGACTACAACTATTGAGTAACGGTCTTTACGAACGAATGAATACAAAAGAGTATTTTCGATTTATTGAACAACTATATCAAACAAAGGTCAACCATCAAGAATTGATTGAAAAACTACAATTACATGAAGTGAAGGATAAGCCAATTAGTAAATTAACAGAGTCTGAACAAAAGCGGGTTCATTATGGGAAAACAATTATTCAGGATGCATGTATTTATCTTTTTGAAGAGCCGGATTTGAATGTTGACTTAGAAACGAAACGAGTATTGGTTCATGTTTTAAACCATCTTAAGCAGAATAAAAAAGGTGTATTAATACTGACATCTAATATGGAAAGTGCAATTACATTAGCAGAAAGAGTTTACCGACTTAACGAGGAAGGGTTACAAACAGTTGAAATTAAAACAGAAGAAAATGAAGAGAAGCAAGAGATAGACGAAGTTTCAGAAGAAGAGTTAGGAAAGCAAGATTTTTCTTTTCAGCTAAATAAAATACCTTCGAAAGTAAATGACAAGATAGTACTACTTGATCCTCCAGAGATTGACTACATTGAAAGTGATGAAGGTCAAGCTGTAGTACATATGAAAGGGTCATCGTTTCGAACAGCATTTACGCTTCGTCAATTAGAAGAAAAATTAGAACATCAAGGATTTTTCCGATGTCATCGATCTTATATCGTAAATTTACAAAAAGTACGAGAAGTAATTACCTGGACGAGAAATAGTTACAGTCTTGTTTTGCAAGATAAAGAAAAAACTCAAGTACCGTTATCGAAAGCAAAGTTGGTTGAATTAAAGCAAATTTTAGGAGTCGATTAA
- a CDS encoding spore germination protein, with product MRLKRNKSKKSLINQANLSIENIKSQLNHTSDLKDREIHSNNQIYIILYINSLVDQEKLESKIIKPLIKMENNNILNELYSQEISTAKSNKIAINGLLDGYCLLIKKGRNSEGFLLKAAASTDREVSEPTTEKTILGAKVGFVESLDKNIYLLRKTTKSPGFTVKKYTLGSSTTTDVSLIYLDHLVDPEIIKKVEQRIKSITLDSIRSAGDIQDCIEDYSFTPFPQLLLTERPDRASANLKDGRVALIIDGSPTVIIVPATFMTFFQTPDDYITRWWLGSFFRFIRLFGYIIALILPALYIAFVSFHYEVIPLELVYSLQSSLSYVPFRPIIELMIMQLSLELLREASIRLPPSIATTFGIVGGLVVGTAMVEAGIVSYGGLIIVALTSVSSFVQPNIEMSSSIRVLGFPLMLLAATFGFFGIIIGVLFVLIHLSRLTSFGLPYFSPFVPLNLEDFKDTIIRVPSWMMYKHSKNSPHFKQEKRSRKWKQDESEEPY from the coding sequence ATGAGACTTAAAAGAAATAAATCCAAAAAGTCTTTGATAAATCAGGCAAATCTCTCCATAGAGAATATCAAAAGTCAATTAAATCATACCAGCGATTTAAAAGACCGTGAAATACATAGCAATAATCAAATCTATATTATCCTATACATCAATTCATTAGTTGATCAGGAAAAGCTTGAATCAAAAATAATTAAACCGCTTATAAAAATGGAAAACAACAATATTTTAAATGAACTATATAGCCAGGAGATCAGCACTGCCAAAAGTAATAAAATAGCCATCAACGGATTATTAGACGGTTATTGTCTGCTAATAAAAAAAGGTAGGAATAGTGAAGGATTCCTGTTAAAAGCGGCCGCATCAACCGATAGAGAGGTTTCAGAACCTACCACAGAAAAAACAATCCTTGGAGCGAAAGTAGGTTTTGTTGAAAGCTTAGACAAAAACATTTACTTACTCCGTAAAACAACAAAATCACCAGGTTTCACTGTTAAAAAGTATACATTGGGTTCCTCAACAACAACGGATGTATCACTAATTTATTTGGATCATTTGGTAGATCCAGAAATCATCAAAAAGGTTGAACAGCGTATAAAAAGTATTACGCTTGATTCCATCCGATCAGCAGGAGATATTCAGGATTGTATTGAAGATTATTCATTTACACCATTTCCTCAGCTTTTACTTACAGAACGGCCAGACCGCGCTTCTGCAAATTTAAAGGACGGAAGGGTTGCTTTAATTATCGATGGAAGTCCTACTGTAATTATAGTGCCAGCAACATTTATGACGTTTTTCCAAACGCCGGATGACTATATTACCCGTTGGTGGTTAGGTTCATTTTTTAGATTCATACGTTTATTCGGCTATATCATTGCACTTATTCTACCGGCATTATATATTGCTTTCGTTTCATTTCATTACGAGGTAATTCCTTTGGAGCTTGTTTATTCGTTGCAATCTTCGTTAAGCTACGTTCCATTTCGGCCAATTATAGAGTTAATGATTATGCAGCTTTCCTTAGAGTTGCTTAGAGAAGCGTCCATTCGACTGCCACCTTCCATCGCCACAACTTTTGGGATCGTCGGAGGGCTAGTTGTAGGAACAGCAATGGTTGAGGCAGGAATTGTCTCCTATGGTGGGCTTATTATTGTTGCATTAACATCAGTCTCTTCTTTTGTTCAGCCAAATATAGAAATGAGCAGCTCGATTCGTGTCTTAGGATTTCCTTTAATGCTATTGGCAGCTACATTTGGCTTTTTTGGAATTATCATTGGAGTGTTATTTGTGTTAATTCACTTGTCACGCCTTACTTCATTCGGTCTTCCATATTTTTCACCTTTTGTTCCATTGAACTTGGAGGATTTTAAAGATACTATCATTCGTGTTCCTTCTTGGATGATGTATAAGCACTCTAAAAATTCCCCTCATTTTAAGCAAGAAAAACGATCAAGGAAGTGGAAACAAGATGAAAGTGAAGAGCCGTATTAG
- the tenA gene encoding thiaminase II: protein MKFSEELRLENKDIFTLIKNHPFVEGIGKGILSVDAVRHYVQADYAYLNGFMKTIGSAIGNANHRNDIAYFSALMLFSLHDEIQAHLCFCEYINVNYEDLQGQPLPPTGDHYVKHMMYHAQTGTTGEAISALLPCPWTYYEIGKYLNETWQVSDNHPFQIWIQCYANTKQDVEEMCERLDEHASHASEKEKASMKIAFRKSCQLEYLFWEMAMSTEEWPSLKEDINNE, encoded by the coding sequence ATGAAATTCTCAGAAGAACTAAGATTAGAAAACAAAGATATTTTTACACTTATAAAAAATCACCCGTTTGTAGAAGGGATAGGAAAGGGAATACTATCCGTAGATGCAGTTCGTCACTATGTTCAAGCGGATTATGCTTATTTAAATGGATTTATGAAAACTATTGGCTCAGCTATTGGTAATGCAAATCATCGTAACGACATCGCTTACTTTAGTGCTCTAATGCTGTTTTCATTACATGACGAAATCCAAGCCCATCTGTGTTTCTGTGAGTATATTAATGTAAACTACGAAGACTTACAAGGACAGCCATTACCTCCAACAGGAGATCATTATGTTAAACATATGATGTATCATGCCCAAACAGGAACTACAGGTGAAGCAATTAGTGCGCTTTTGCCATGCCCTTGGACGTATTATGAGATCGGAAAATATCTAAATGAAACGTGGCAAGTATCGGATAATCACCCATTTCAAATATGGATTCAATGTTATGCAAATACCAAACAAGATGTTGAGGAAATGTGTGAACGACTTGATGAACATGCGAGTCATGCTTCAGAAAAAGAAAAAGCAAGTATGAAAATTGCTTTCCGAAAGAGTTGTCAATTAGAATACTTATTTTGGGAAATGGCTATGTCTACTGAGGAGTGGCCGTCATTGAAGGAGGATATAAATAATGAATAA
- the thiW gene encoding energy coupling factor transporter S component ThiW, with product MKNTRVLTLMAVLVAIGTIGSQLLWFPAGVARAYPVQHAVNVMAAVLLGPGPAVGVALMIGLLRNLLGIGTLLAFPGGMIGAFFAGILYRKWRRHRLAVTGEILGTGIIGSFLAVPFANFLMGSSVGALAFLPAFIISSVSGASIGWFILSRVHKVKPELSHTQRRDYS from the coding sequence GTGAAAAACACCCGCGTCTTAACATTGATGGCTGTCCTTGTTGCCATTGGAACGATTGGTTCACAGTTATTATGGTTCCCTGCTGGTGTCGCACGAGCGTATCCTGTTCAACATGCAGTAAATGTTATGGCAGCAGTGTTACTTGGTCCAGGACCTGCTGTTGGTGTTGCTTTAATGATTGGTTTACTTCGAAATCTCTTAGGGATAGGAACATTACTAGCTTTTCCCGGAGGAATGATTGGCGCTTTTTTTGCAGGGATACTTTATCGAAAATGGCGGCGTCATCGTTTAGCAGTAACAGGAGAAATACTTGGAACCGGGATTATTGGTTCTTTTCTTGCTGTTCCTTTTGCTAACTTTTTAATGGGATCGAGTGTTGGTGCGCTTGCATTTCTACCAGCATTCATCATTAGTAGTGTTTCAGGAGCGTCCATAGGTTGGTTTATTTTATCTCGAGTTCATAAAGTGAAACCAGAACTCTCACACACTCAGAGGAGAGATTACTCATGA
- a CDS encoding ABC transporter permease, with protein MTFSVKRFMAIFQKDLKDLYRNMYVSSTIILPLVFALIYGRMDVVPLEIHIFIISISLSMVGAFLQCAIIAEEKEKNTLRGLMLSPATITEILAGKSAVTIVITLVITYISMLISGFSPSNLIPVIVGVVLSLVFFIALGTWLGLITRSVLEASIYILPVMFIFGMSNMFIGFAEEYPFLKVLEYTPAIQLFEIANITNGTIADYWQPFAIIGAWIVVGAGLTILSFKKRMMD; from the coding sequence ATGACTTTTTCTGTAAAACGTTTTATGGCAATTTTTCAAAAGGATTTAAAAGACTTATATCGTAATATGTATGTCTCTTCAACGATTATCTTACCACTCGTATTTGCGCTCATATATGGACGGATGGATGTTGTTCCATTAGAAATTCATATATTTATTATCAGCATTTCTTTATCTATGGTAGGTGCCTTTCTTCAATGTGCAATTATTGCGGAAGAAAAGGAAAAGAATACACTTCGTGGTTTGATGCTTTCACCTGCTACCATTACGGAGATACTAGCAGGAAAAAGTGCCGTAACAATAGTTATCACATTAGTAATTACGTATATCTCTATGTTGATTTCAGGATTTTCACCTTCTAATCTTATACCGGTAATAGTAGGAGTTGTATTATCTCTTGTATTCTTTATTGCGCTAGGAACTTGGTTAGGATTAATCACTCGTTCTGTTTTAGAAGCTTCCATCTATATTTTACCTGTAATGTTTATATTTGGAATGTCTAATATGTTTATTGGGTTTGCAGAAGAATATCCTTTTCTGAAAGTGTTAGAATATACACCAGCTATTCAGTTATTTGAAATAGCGAATATAACGAACGGGACTATTGCCGATTATTGGCAACCTTTTGCAATTATTGGTGCTTGGATAGTTGTTGGTGCTGGATTAACAATCTTGTCCTTCAAGAAACGAATGATGGATTAA
- the thiD gene encoding bifunctional hydroxymethylpyrimidine kinase/phosphomethylpyrimidine kinase: protein MNNVSCALTIAGTDPSGGAGIQADLKTFQELQTYGMSVITSVVAQNTTGVTSVHHMPINMIEDQLEVIIKDMPIHALKTGMIANKQMMEIISKKIEKMDAPYVMDPVMVATSGDSLIDTEARSFLREYLLPQTALVTPNIPEAEFITGHSIETLEDMKDAAKHIVDHFNADAALIKGGHMKADAVDFLYDGSAMHTFSAKRINTKNTHGTGCTYSAAITSYLAKGYSMVEAVQKSKDFVTAAISQSFELGYGNGPTNHWAIRER, encoded by the coding sequence ATGAATAATGTATCATGTGCATTAACGATTGCCGGCACAGACCCTAGTGGTGGAGCTGGAATACAAGCAGATTTAAAAACATTTCAAGAACTTCAAACATACGGCATGTCTGTCATTACTTCCGTAGTAGCTCAAAATACTACTGGTGTAACTTCCGTCCATCATATGCCAATCAATATGATTGAAGATCAACTTGAAGTTATAATAAAGGATATGCCTATTCATGCCCTTAAAACGGGAATGATTGCCAATAAACAAATGATGGAAATAATCTCCAAAAAAATTGAGAAAATGGATGCACCTTATGTTATGGACCCAGTTATGGTTGCAACAAGCGGTGACTCGCTAATAGATACAGAGGCCCGATCATTTTTAAGAGAATATTTGCTCCCCCAAACCGCACTAGTGACTCCTAATATTCCAGAAGCAGAATTTATTACTGGTCATTCTATTGAAACATTAGAAGACATGAAAGATGCGGCAAAACATATCGTTGATCATTTCAATGCGGATGCCGCATTAATAAAAGGGGGCCATATGAAAGCAGATGCAGTAGACTTTCTATATGATGGATCTGCGATGCATACATTTTCAGCTAAACGAATTAATACAAAAAACACTCACGGTACGGGTTGCACTTATTCTGCTGCTATAACTAGTTATCTCGCTAAGGGGTACTCCATGGTAGAGGCAGTTCAGAAATCAAAAGACTTTGTTACTGCTGCAATATCCCAATCGTTTGAGCTCGGTTATGGGAATGGGCCGACAAATCACTGGGCAATTCGGGAAAGATAA
- a CDS encoding ABC transporter ATP-binding protein, whose protein sequence is MTSVIEVSHLEKVYQNKQALNDVTFQVEKGETFGFLGPSGSGKTTTIKILTGQLTHTSGIAKVFGVPVQQLKSPAQRKRFGVVTDNSGLYNRLTIYDNLKTYAQLYDVQENRINEVLEMVRLQNEAKQQVAKLSKGMTQRVLLARALLHNPEILFLDEPTSALDPVNSKHIHEGLKELNKQGTTVFLTTHDMEEADHLCHRVAFLNKGSVQLLDGPKNLKKQYREEKVLLELRDGRELELPLAPSIANDIQRYISEDRIETISTKEPTLGDIFVEVTGRELV, encoded by the coding sequence ATGACTTCAGTCATTGAGGTAAGTCATTTAGAAAAAGTTTATCAAAATAAGCAAGCACTTAACGATGTAACTTTTCAAGTCGAGAAAGGAGAGACATTCGGTTTTTTAGGACCAAGTGGCTCAGGAAAAACAACCACAATAAAAATATTAACTGGACAATTAACACACACTTCTGGAATAGCAAAAGTATTTGGTGTACCAGTTCAACAATTAAAATCGCCAGCTCAACGAAAACGATTTGGAGTGGTTACAGATAATAGTGGTTTGTATAACCGTCTCACTATCTACGATAATTTAAAAACGTATGCGCAATTATATGATGTGCAAGAGAACCGCATTAATGAAGTGTTAGAGATGGTTCGTTTACAAAATGAAGCAAAGCAACAAGTTGCCAAGTTATCAAAAGGTATGACACAGCGCGTGCTCTTGGCAAGAGCATTACTTCATAACCCTGAAATATTATTCTTGGATGAGCCAACTTCAGCATTAGATCCCGTGAACTCGAAGCACATTCATGAAGGATTAAAAGAATTGAATAAACAAGGAACAACGGTATTTTTAACAACACATGATATGGAAGAAGCAGATCATTTATGTCATCGTGTAGCATTTTTGAATAAAGGTTCTGTGCAGTTATTGGATGGCCCTAAAAATTTGAAGAAGCAATATCGTGAAGAGAAAGTGTTGCTAGAGCTAAGGGATGGTAGAGAATTGGAATTACCTTTAGCCCCTTCTATTGCTAATGATATTCAACGATATATTTCAGAAGATCGTATAGAAACCATCAGCACAAAAGAACCAACTTTAGGGGATATTTTCGTAGAAGTAACGGGGAGGGAACTAGTATGA
- the thiM gene encoding hydroxyethylthiazole kinase, with protein sequence MQVDIIKQVRDTKPLVHHLTNQVVMNFSANGLLSFGGSPIMAKAIEEAEQIAAISNAVLINIGTLTSIELESMIAAGKTANEHNIPVLLDPVGVAATSFRRKAIDKILEEVRPTVIKGNGGELASLVDITLEAKGVDSVGDGNLDEIAQKVSRKYNTAVIVTGETDVIYVDNHLIHNGTGHHYLSTITGSGCLLGSIIAACLTTKAPLKDQLITAVSFYGLSASYAANQESVRGPGSFLPVFIDSLSKMPQDLTKGE encoded by the coding sequence ATGCAAGTCGATATTATTAAACAAGTTCGTGATACTAAACCACTTGTGCATCACCTAACCAATCAAGTAGTAATGAACTTCTCAGCTAATGGGTTACTTTCATTCGGCGGTTCGCCAATAATGGCAAAAGCGATAGAAGAAGCAGAACAAATTGCCGCAATTTCAAATGCCGTTTTAATTAACATCGGTACGTTAACTTCCATTGAATTGGAATCTATGATAGCTGCTGGAAAAACAGCAAATGAACATAATATTCCTGTATTATTAGACCCTGTCGGAGTTGCTGCCACTTCTTTTAGACGAAAAGCTATTGATAAAATTTTAGAGGAAGTTCGTCCCACTGTGATAAAAGGAAATGGTGGTGAACTAGCAAGTCTAGTTGATATCACACTCGAAGCAAAGGGAGTTGACTCCGTTGGTGACGGTAATTTAGATGAAATCGCGCAAAAAGTAAGTCGAAAATATAACACTGCCGTTATTGTTACCGGAGAAACAGATGTTATTTATGTGGATAATCATTTGATTCATAATGGTACAGGACATCATTACCTATCAACCATAACCGGTTCTGGTTGTTTATTAGGTTCGATTATTGCAGCATGTTTAACCACAAAAGCACCATTGAAAGACCAATTAATTACAGCGGTTTCGTTCTATGGACTTTCAGCTTCGTATGCAGCTAATCAAGAAAGTGTTCGTGGTCCAGGCAGTTTCTTACCTGTATTCATTGATTCTCTTTCAAAAATGCCACAAGACCTTACGAAAGGAGAATAA
- a CDS encoding GerAB/ArcD/ProY family transporter, which yields MKVKSRISSVVLFFVLVQTMIGVGLLSLPHQAHHAAGSDGWISILISGFFIQLIVLLIWLLCRKFPNLTLFDFSKVILGRTSGTVLNFLYIIYLLTMICYIFIIYADTLKRWILPETPGWVLFLIGFVLLIYGTICTVKNVISLFSSLFIFILFLFVITLFVYGDPSIDVRYLFPIGSSGGWNIIKSTSDSMISFIGFETLLIYFAFIKQSKNISALKGAFLAVLFVTIFLTYIVILSTVMLSPEEIKITSEPVLYILSAIEIRILSRLDLLFLSIWGLIVFTTIISYSFSASMGISKLIRVKHKFAVILSGAFVFIISMIFYYMEITLLEKWLKHLSLIFGIIIPILLLLITIIFKREAASTDEKK from the coding sequence ATGAAAGTGAAGAGCCGTATTAGTTCTGTAGTTTTATTTTTTGTGCTGGTGCAAACGATGATTGGTGTAGGCTTGTTATCATTACCTCATCAAGCACATCACGCAGCAGGCAGTGACGGATGGATATCCATTTTGATTTCTGGATTTTTTATTCAACTAATTGTACTGCTTATCTGGTTACTTTGCAGAAAGTTCCCCAATCTTACCTTATTTGATTTTTCTAAAGTAATTTTGGGGAGAACTTCTGGAACTGTATTAAATTTTTTATATATTATTTACCTGCTGACGATGATTTGTTATATCTTCATTATATATGCGGATACGTTGAAACGATGGATACTCCCTGAAACTCCAGGATGGGTATTATTTTTGATAGGATTCGTTCTACTTATTTATGGAACTATTTGTACGGTAAAAAATGTGATATCTTTATTTTCTTCCCTATTCATATTCATCCTATTTTTATTCGTCATTACGCTTTTTGTTTATGGTGATCCATCCATAGATGTTCGCTATCTCTTCCCTATTGGTTCCAGTGGTGGATGGAATATTATTAAAAGTACAAGTGATTCAATGATATCCTTCATAGGGTTTGAAACATTACTTATTTATTTTGCTTTTATAAAGCAGTCTAAAAATATTTCAGCACTGAAAGGAGCTTTTTTAGCAGTATTATTTGTAACCATTTTTTTAACGTATATTGTGATTCTAAGTACCGTGATGCTTAGTCCTGAAGAAATAAAAATCACGTCGGAACCGGTTCTATATATACTAAGTGCAATTGAAATAAGAATTTTAAGCCGATTAGATTTATTATTTCTTTCTATCTGGGGTCTGATAGTTTTTACTACTATTATCAGCTACTCCTTTTCAGCAAGTATGGGAATAAGTAAATTAATCCGTGTCAAACATAAATTTGCTGTGATACTATCTGGAGCATTCGTCTTTATCATTTCGATGATATTTTATTATATGGAGATTACCTTACTTGAAAAATGGTTAAAGCATTTAAGTTTAATTTTCGGCATTATTATCCCTATCCTACTGCTTTTGATAACAATTATTTTTAAAAGAGAGGCGGCATCGACCGATGAGAAAAAATGA